A single Corvus hawaiiensis isolate bCorHaw1 chromosome 26, bCorHaw1.pri.cur, whole genome shotgun sequence DNA region contains:
- the TMEM74 gene encoding transmembrane protein 74, protein MACMELLYLAEESRQVSLGTATAWSLPSHPYEQQQHEGGEVDSRAATAVAALHCERHCKPLQTGPVAEPSLAPQPSSLGTSPQEHPAPSSTSQPCQPAECLPREEDGGKKKACCCAQELETSFTYVDENVNLEHARSPPTPTGGQDASLQQHSCRELPPEWVHDSPSLVSEEDDAASEAAAGKSVDYGFISAILFLVSGILLVIISYVVPRDVTVDPNTVAAREMERLENESARIGAHLDRCVIAGLCLLTLGGVVLSSLLMMSMWKGELYRRSRFASSKESAKLYGSFNFRMKSGANDNMLELSLVEEDVLAIDN, encoded by the coding sequence ATGGCTTGCATGGAGCTTCTCTACCTGGCTGAGGAGAGCAGACAGGTGTCTCTGGGCACCGCTACCGCCTGGAGCCTGCCCTCCCATCCCTacgagcagcagcagcatgagggGGGTGAGGTGGACTccagagcagccactgctgtgGCAGCCCTGCACTGTGAACGGCATTGCAAGCCCTTGCAGACGGGCCCTGTGGCTGAGCCCTCCCTGGCACCCCAGCCCTCATCCCTGGGCACCTCGCCTCAGGAGCACCCTGcaccctccagcacctcccagccctgccagccagcCGAGTGCTTGCCCAGGGAAGAGGACggagggaagaagaaagcctgctgctgtgcccaggaaCTCGAGACGTCGTTCACCTATGTGGATGAAAATGTAAATCTGGAGCATGCAAGAAGTCCCCCCACTCCTACAGGTGGCCAGGAtgcctctctgcagcagcactcctgcagggagctgccacCTGAATGGGTGCACGATTCTCCTTCCTTGGTCTCAGAGGAGGATGATGCTGCCTcggaggcagcagctgggaaatcCGTTGACTATGGGTTCATTAGTGCCATTTTGTTCCTGGTTAGTGGCATTTTGCTGGTGATAATTTCCTATGTGGTACCCAGAGATGTGACTGTGGATCCCAACACCGTGGCTGCCCGGGAgatggagaggctggagaacGAGAGCGCAAGGATCGGTGCTCACTTGGACCGCTGTGTTATCGCTGGGCTGTGTCTCTTAACCCTGGGGGGCGTGGtgctctccagcctgctgaTGATGTCCATGTGGAAAGGGGAGCTCTACCGGAGGAGCAGGTTTGCATCCTCCAAGGAGTCTGCAAAGCTGTATGGATCTTTCAATTTTAGAATGAAGTCTGGAGCAAATGATAATATGCTCGAGCTGTCGTTAGTTGAGGAAGATGTGCTTGCCATAGATAATTAG